Proteins from a single region of Centropristis striata isolate RG_2023a ecotype Rhode Island chromosome 9, C.striata_1.0, whole genome shotgun sequence:
- the plcxd1 gene encoding PI-PLC X domain-containing protein 1, with the protein MSSVGSGLRELPMDSWMSHLPCALWDTPLYHLAIPGSHNAITYCLDMNDRSPVDLTQPDMLQKLDKYMKPLIRPFVYKWAITQEYTIKQQLDCGVRYCDLRIAHRPNDSSTDLYFYHGVYTTLTVETVLLEISEWLDAHPKEVVILSFSHFLGLNQELHMLLLTTIRNVFTSRLCPKTEVLTLRNLWALGYNVIVSYEHNIASCNSDLWPHIPYWWANKCKAEALIEEFEHRKQHGRPGGFFVTGINLTEDLKYICTHPTESLKDLVMSTYPPLLSWVKEQTPGSKVGSLNIIAGDFITESQFVPTVVALNEKLLKWSS; encoded by the exons ATGTCCTCTGTGGGGTCCGGACTGAGAGAGCTGCCCATGGACAGCTGGATGTCTCACCTGCCATGTGCTCTGTGGGACACCCCCCTGTACCACCTGGCCATCCCGG GCAGCCACAATGCAATAACCTACTGTCTGGATATGAATGACAGATCCCCTGTTGACCTCACTCAGCCAGACATGCTTCAAAAACTGGACAAATACATGAAGCCTCTTATCCGCCCCTTTGTGTACAAGTGGGCAATAACCCAG GAGTACACCATAAAGCAGCAGCTGGACTGTGGGGTCAGATACTGTGACCTGAGAATCGCACACAGGCCCAACGACAGCTCCACGGATCTATACTTCTACCACGGTGTTTACACCACGCTCACTGTGGAG ACTGTTCTATTGGAGATCAGCGAGTGGCTGGACGCTCATCCCAAAGAAGTGGTCATCCTCTCCTTCAGCCACTTCCTGGGCCTAAACCAGGAGCTCCACATGCTGCTGCTCACAACCATCCGCAACGTATTCACCTCCAGACTCTGTCCCAAAACG GAAGTGTTAACTCTTCGAAACCTGTGGGCTTTAGGCTACAATGTGATTGTGTCCTATGAACACAATATTGCCAGCTGTAACAGTGACCTGTGGCCACATATTCCTTACTGGTGGGCCAACAAATGCAAAGCTGAGGCTCTTATCGAGGAGTTTGAACACAGGAAACAACACGGCAGACCAG GAGGTTTCTTCGTCACAGGAATAAATCTGACAGAGGACCTGAAATACATCTGCACACACCCAACAGAGTCCCTGAAGGACTTGGTGATGTCCACGTACCCGCCGCTGCTGAGCTGGGTGAAGGAGCAGACTCCCGGCTCCAAAGTCGGCTCTCTCAACATCATCGCCGGGGACTTTATCACAGAGAGCCAGTTTGTACCGACTGTCGTTGCACTGAATGAAAAACTACTGAAATGGTCATCATGA